The Vicia villosa cultivar HV-30 ecotype Madison, WI linkage group LG1, Vvil1.0, whole genome shotgun sequence genome includes a region encoding these proteins:
- the LOC131621231 gene encoding uncharacterized protein LOC131621231: MSQASYMSTSSCASRRREVRCFCDLDSPLTTSWTTGNPGRRFNGCGLFKLQGRKGCDFFSWYDVEMSVRAKEVILSLMKKIDEHKQKDNAKLKQDEDLRKKLKFWQGMFVASVVVIIGLFCFVNFKN; the protein is encoded by the exons ATGTCACAAGCTAGTTACATGTCGACCTCTAGCTGTGCGTCACGAAGAAGAGAAGTACGTTGCTTCTGTGACCTTGACTCACCTCTCACTACTTCATGGACGACTGGGAATCCTGGGAGGAGGTTTAATGGGTGTGGGTTATTCAAG TTGCAGGGAAGAAAGGGATGTGATTTCTTTAGTTGGTATGATGTTGAAATGTCCGTTCGTGCAAAGGAGGTTATTTTGTCGCTaatgaagaaaattgatgaacaTAAGCAGAAGGACAATGCAAAGTTGAAACAAGATGAGGATTTGAGGAAGAAACTAAAGTTTTGGCAAGGAATGTTTGTTGCATCTGTTGTGGTCATAAtaggattgttttgttttgtcaacTTCAAGAATTGA
- the LOC131661258 gene encoding uncharacterized protein LOC131661258: protein MTKFSVCNESDTYVVNLAEKTCACRKWDLSGIPCAHAIVCIWYNGLVVENYVSSYYRKSQCLATYAHIVLPSNGPRLWPVTNTEHIHPPVMRQAPGRPKKLRNKSNDEPKNSGVLPRQLKTVKCTHYGKYGHNSRTCKGKSAADRQIPKGGNKQPNKKQKANDAEVIPQGSQAPQTQPSQQ, encoded by the exons ATGACTAAGTTCAGTGTGTGTAATGAATCTGACACATATGTTGTGAACCTGGCAGAAAAGACTTGTGCTTGTCGTAAATGGGACCTATCAGGTATACCTTGTGCACATGCTATTGTGTGCATATGGTACAATGGCTTGGTTGTTGAAAACTATGTCTCATCTTACTATAG AAAATCACAGTGCCTTGCAACTTATGCTCATATTGTGCTGCCATCAAATGGACCAAGATTGTGGCCAGTCACAAATACTGAACACATCCATCCACCTGTCATGAGACAGGCACCAGGAAGACCCAAGAAGCTGAGGAACAAGAGCAATGATGAGCCAAAAAATTCTGGTGTGCTACCAAGGCAGTTGAAGACTGTAAAATGCACACATTATGGAAAGTATGGGCATAATAGTAGGACATGTAAAGGCAAAAGTGCTGCTGACAGGCAGATTCCAAAGGGAGGAAACAAGCAGCCTAATAAGAAGCAGAAAGCAAATGATGCTGAAGTTATTCCTCAAGGGTCACAGGCTCCACAAACACAACCATCTCAGCAGTAG